From Xiphophorus hellerii strain 12219 chromosome 6, Xiphophorus_hellerii-4.1, whole genome shotgun sequence, the proteins below share one genomic window:
- the guk1a gene encoding guanylate kinase isoform X5 produces the protein MAGPRPVVFSGPSGAGKSTLLKKLIKEHENVFGFSVSHTTRNPRPGEENGRDYHYVTREAMQAAINNGEFIENAEFSGNLYGTSKASVQAVQAKNLICILDIDMQGVKNIKKTDLNPMYISIQPPSMEILEKRLRDRNTESEESLQKRLHAAKVDMELSKEPGMFDVVIVNDDLEDAYKNLKQSLLEEINKVKKAKTSL, from the exons ATGGCTGGACCCAGGCCTGTGGTGTTTAGTGGTCCGTCCGGGGCAGGAAAAAGCACCCTGCTGAAGAAACTTATCAAGGaacatgaaaatgtgtttggCTTCAGTGTCTCTC ATACAACAAGAAACCCTCGTCCAGGAGAAGAGAACGGCAGAG ATTACCATTATGTTACACGGGAGGCTATGCAGGCCGCCATAAACAACGGCGAGTTCATCGAGAACGCAGAGTTTTCTGGAAACCTGTACGGCACAAGCAAAGCCTCCGTCCAAGCCGTCCAGGCCAAGAATCTCATCTGTATCCTTGACATCGACATGCAGGGCGTGAAGAACATCAAGAAGACAGACCTCAATCCCATGTACATCTCCATCCAGCCGCCATCCATGGAAATTCTG GAGAAGCGATTAAGGGACAGGAATACCGAGTCGGAGGAGAGCCTTCAGAAGCGTTTACATGCAGCCAAGGTGGACATGGAGTTAA GTAAAGAACCTGGCATGTTTGATGTCGTTATTGTCAATGACGATTTGGAGGATGCTTATAAGAATTTAAAACAATCTCTTCTTGAG gAAATTAACAAAGTCAAGAAAGCCAAGACTTCTTTGTAG
- the guk1a gene encoding guanylate kinase isoform X4: MLTAMAGPRPVVFSGPSGAGKSTLLKKLIKEHENVFGFSVSHTTRNPRPGEENGRDYHYVTREAMQAAINNGEFIENAEFSGNLYGTSKASVQAVQAKNLICILDIDMQGVKNIKKTDLNPMYISIQPPSMEILEKRLRDRNTESEESLQKRLHAAKVDMELSKEPGMFDVVIVNDDLEDAYKNLKQSLLEEINKVKKAKTSL, encoded by the exons ATGTTAACTG CTATGGCTGGACCCAGGCCTGTGGTGTTTAGTGGTCCGTCCGGGGCAGGAAAAAGCACCCTGCTGAAGAAACTTATCAAGGaacatgaaaatgtgtttggCTTCAGTGTCTCTC ATACAACAAGAAACCCTCGTCCAGGAGAAGAGAACGGCAGAG ATTACCATTATGTTACACGGGAGGCTATGCAGGCCGCCATAAACAACGGCGAGTTCATCGAGAACGCAGAGTTTTCTGGAAACCTGTACGGCACAAGCAAAGCCTCCGTCCAAGCCGTCCAGGCCAAGAATCTCATCTGTATCCTTGACATCGACATGCAGGGCGTGAAGAACATCAAGAAGACAGACCTCAATCCCATGTACATCTCCATCCAGCCGCCATCCATGGAAATTCTG GAGAAGCGATTAAGGGACAGGAATACCGAGTCGGAGGAGAGCCTTCAGAAGCGTTTACATGCAGCCAAGGTGGACATGGAGTTAA GTAAAGAACCTGGCATGTTTGATGTCGTTATTGTCAATGACGATTTGGAGGATGCTTATAAGAATTTAAAACAATCTCTTCTTGAG gAAATTAACAAAGTCAAGAAAGCCAAGACTTCTTTGTAG
- the guk1a gene encoding guanylate kinase isoform X3, producing the protein MRDSTSKAMAGPRPVVFSGPSGAGKSTLLKKLIKEHENVFGFSVSHTTRNPRPGEENGRDYHYVTREAMQAAINNGEFIENAEFSGNLYGTSKASVQAVQAKNLICILDIDMQGVKNIKKTDLNPMYISIQPPSMEILEKRLRDRNTESEESLQKRLHAAKVDMELSKEPGMFDVVIVNDDLEDAYKNLKQSLLEEINKVKKAKTSL; encoded by the exons ATGAGGGACTCTACATCAAAAG CTATGGCTGGACCCAGGCCTGTGGTGTTTAGTGGTCCGTCCGGGGCAGGAAAAAGCACCCTGCTGAAGAAACTTATCAAGGaacatgaaaatgtgtttggCTTCAGTGTCTCTC ATACAACAAGAAACCCTCGTCCAGGAGAAGAGAACGGCAGAG ATTACCATTATGTTACACGGGAGGCTATGCAGGCCGCCATAAACAACGGCGAGTTCATCGAGAACGCAGAGTTTTCTGGAAACCTGTACGGCACAAGCAAAGCCTCCGTCCAAGCCGTCCAGGCCAAGAATCTCATCTGTATCCTTGACATCGACATGCAGGGCGTGAAGAACATCAAGAAGACAGACCTCAATCCCATGTACATCTCCATCCAGCCGCCATCCATGGAAATTCTG GAGAAGCGATTAAGGGACAGGAATACCGAGTCGGAGGAGAGCCTTCAGAAGCGTTTACATGCAGCCAAGGTGGACATGGAGTTAA GTAAAGAACCTGGCATGTTTGATGTCGTTATTGTCAATGACGATTTGGAGGATGCTTATAAGAATTTAAAACAATCTCTTCTTGAG gAAATTAACAAAGTCAAGAAAGCCAAGACTTCTTTGTAG
- the guk1a gene encoding guanylate kinase isoform X2, with protein sequence MYLRHFTRLFSAMAGPRPVVFSGPSGAGKSTLLKKLIKEHENVFGFSVSHTTRNPRPGEENGRDYHYVTREAMQAAINNGEFIENAEFSGNLYGTSKASVQAVQAKNLICILDIDMQGVKNIKKTDLNPMYISIQPPSMEILEKRLRDRNTESEESLQKRLHAAKVDMELSKEPGMFDVVIVNDDLEDAYKNLKQSLLEEINKVKKAKTSL encoded by the exons ATGTACCTGAGACATTTTACAAGACTGTTTTCAG CTATGGCTGGACCCAGGCCTGTGGTGTTTAGTGGTCCGTCCGGGGCAGGAAAAAGCACCCTGCTGAAGAAACTTATCAAGGaacatgaaaatgtgtttggCTTCAGTGTCTCTC ATACAACAAGAAACCCTCGTCCAGGAGAAGAGAACGGCAGAG ATTACCATTATGTTACACGGGAGGCTATGCAGGCCGCCATAAACAACGGCGAGTTCATCGAGAACGCAGAGTTTTCTGGAAACCTGTACGGCACAAGCAAAGCCTCCGTCCAAGCCGTCCAGGCCAAGAATCTCATCTGTATCCTTGACATCGACATGCAGGGCGTGAAGAACATCAAGAAGACAGACCTCAATCCCATGTACATCTCCATCCAGCCGCCATCCATGGAAATTCTG GAGAAGCGATTAAGGGACAGGAATACCGAGTCGGAGGAGAGCCTTCAGAAGCGTTTACATGCAGCCAAGGTGGACATGGAGTTAA GTAAAGAACCTGGCATGTTTGATGTCGTTATTGTCAATGACGATTTGGAGGATGCTTATAAGAATTTAAAACAATCTCTTCTTGAG gAAATTAACAAAGTCAAGAAAGCCAAGACTTCTTTGTAG
- the guk1a gene encoding guanylate kinase isoform X1, translated as MLVTRVRVHGFKISYGAVSNKYQFLLVVVSCDFCFPSCISLSVAKNKKNRGWFNVVRSPATPSCFLLCFRSVLSQSNLHSSLHLFTCLTSCSLKAMAGPRPVVFSGPSGAGKSTLLKKLIKEHENVFGFSVSHTTRNPRPGEENGRDYHYVTREAMQAAINNGEFIENAEFSGNLYGTSKASVQAVQAKNLICILDIDMQGVKNIKKTDLNPMYISIQPPSMEILEKRLRDRNTESEESLQKRLHAAKVDMELSKEPGMFDVVIVNDDLEDAYKNLKQSLLEEINKVKKAKTSL; from the exons ATGCTAGTCACACGAGTGAGAGTGCACGGGTTTAAAATTAGTTATGGCGCTGTCTCCAATAAGTATCAGTTCCTGCTGGTTGTAGTATcatgtgatttttgtttccCTTCATGCATCTCCTTATCTGttgcaaagaataaaaaaaacagaggctGGTTTAACGTGGTACGTAGTCCTGCCACGCCCTCTTGCTTTCTCCTCTGCTTTCGTTCTGTTTTGTCTCAATCAAACCTTCACAGCTCACTTCACCTCTTCACCTGCTTGACCTCTTGTTCATTAAAAG CTATGGCTGGACCCAGGCCTGTGGTGTTTAGTGGTCCGTCCGGGGCAGGAAAAAGCACCCTGCTGAAGAAACTTATCAAGGaacatgaaaatgtgtttggCTTCAGTGTCTCTC ATACAACAAGAAACCCTCGTCCAGGAGAAGAGAACGGCAGAG ATTACCATTATGTTACACGGGAGGCTATGCAGGCCGCCATAAACAACGGCGAGTTCATCGAGAACGCAGAGTTTTCTGGAAACCTGTACGGCACAAGCAAAGCCTCCGTCCAAGCCGTCCAGGCCAAGAATCTCATCTGTATCCTTGACATCGACATGCAGGGCGTGAAGAACATCAAGAAGACAGACCTCAATCCCATGTACATCTCCATCCAGCCGCCATCCATGGAAATTCTG GAGAAGCGATTAAGGGACAGGAATACCGAGTCGGAGGAGAGCCTTCAGAAGCGTTTACATGCAGCCAAGGTGGACATGGAGTTAA GTAAAGAACCTGGCATGTTTGATGTCGTTATTGTCAATGACGATTTGGAGGATGCTTATAAGAATTTAAAACAATCTCTTCTTGAG gAAATTAACAAAGTCAAGAAAGCCAAGACTTCTTTGTAG
- the c6h1orf35 gene encoding multiple myeloma tumor-associated protein 2, translated as MFGSSRSGGLRGGQDQFNWDDVKVDKHRENYLGNSLMAPVGRWQKGKDLTWYSKDKKTGKPLSKEDELAAVKAAEEEALMAALGHKVIKRQPTGLTKEDLVEVCRREEADGEERSVDRISGLGSSSVGSRKMLLSQKEKEAAKMGLPIFTHHKTEGRLETSATKTSESVEKSEETEKGLHESKKKKKEKKNKKEKKKKEKKKKRKRRDSSTSESSSSDDNRKRHRKDHHHHNPSYHSQSGARPHDSHSREGAKAERQPSRPRHRRQRHDTDSSDGGSPARSNSAFHKKAPAGATQSHRRRHDTDSDD; from the exons ATGTTTGGCTCGTCAAGATCTGGGGGCCTACGCGGAGGTCAGGACCAGTTCAACTGGGACGACGTGAAAGTCGATAAACACAGAGAGAATTATCTGG GAAACTCCTTGATGGCACCGGTTGGAAGATGGCAAAAAGGTAAAGATCTGACCTGGTactcaaaagacaaaaaaactggCAAACCGTTATCCAAAGAGGACGAACTTGCTGCTGTGAAAGCAGCAGAAGAGGAGGCGCTGATGGCTGCGCT AGGTCACAAAGTTATAAAGAGACAACCAACTGGTCTTACCAAAGAG GATCTTGTAGAGGTTTGTAGAAGGGAAGAGGCTGATGGTGAAGAGAGGAGCGTGGATCGTATATCAGGCTTGGGAAGCTCCAG TGTGGGGTCACGGAAGATGTTGCTGTcccaaaaagagaaagaagctgCTAAAATGGGTCTGCCAATTTTTACA CACCACAAGACTGAAGGTCGTCTAGAAACATctgcaacaaaaacatctgagagCGTTGAAAAAtcagaagagacagaaaaagg tctGCAtgagagcaaaaagaaaaagaaagaaaaaaagaacaaaaaggaaaagaagaagaaggaaaaaaagaagaaaaggaaaagacgAGATTCGTCAACCTCTGAGTCCTCATCATCGGATGATAACAGGAAAAG ACACAGAAAggaccaccatcatcataatcCATCATACCATAGTCAGAGTGGAGCCAGACCCCATGACAGCCATTCAAGGGAGGGAGCAAAGGCCGAGCGACAGCCTTCCCGCCCCCGTCATCGACGGCAGAGGCACGACACAGACTCTTCTGACGGGGGGTCTCCAGCCCGCAGTAACTCTGCCTTCCACAAGAAGGCCCCCGCTGGTGCCACACAAAGCCACAGGAGACGCCACGACACAGACTCGGACGACTAA
- the arf1 gene encoding ADP-ribosylation factor 1: MGNMFAGLFKMFGKKEMRILMVGLDAAGKTTILYKLKLGEIVTTIPTIGFNVETVEYKNISFTVWDVGGQDKIRPLWRHYFQNTQGLIFVVDSNDRERCAEAREELLRMLAEDELRDAVLLVFANKQDLPNAMNAAELTDKLNLHSLRNRNWYIQATCATTGDGLYEGLDWLSNQLKNH; this comes from the exons ATGGGGAATATGTTTGCGGggctctttaaaatgtttgggaAGAAGGAGATGCGGATACTAATGGTCGGCTTGGATGCTGCAGGAAAGACAACTATTTTGTACAAGCTTAAACTTGGAGAGATTGTGACAACCATTCCAACAATAG GTTTCAATGTAGAGACAGTAGAGTACAAGAACATCAGTTTCACAGTATGGGATGTTGGTGGTCAAGACAAAATCCGACCACTGTGGCGTCATTATTTTCAGAACACACAGG gtCTGATTTTTGTCGTGGATAGCAATGACAGGGAGCGATGTGCTGAGGCTCGGGAAGAGCTCTTGAGGATGTTGGCTGAAGACGAACTGCGCGATGCTGTTCTTTTAGTGTTTGCTAACAAACAA GACCTTCCAAATGCCATGAATGCTGCAGAGTTGACAGACAAGTTGAACCTTCACTCCCTGCGTAACAGAAACTGGTACATCCAGGCAACCTGTGCCACTACTGGAGACGGTCTCTATGAAGGACTTGACTGGCTGTCTAATCAGCTCAAAAACCATTAA